In the Pirellulales bacterium genome, TGCGGCGAGAGGCGGCGCCGATACGTTCCCAACTGGGTGTCGTTTTTCAAGCGCCAAGTATCGATAAGAAGTTGACCGTGCTCGAAAACTTGATTCACCAGGGCCGACTGTACGGCCTGGGCGGCCGTGCACTGCACGCGCGCGCCGACGAAATGCTCACCCGCCTGGGATTGGCCGATCGCCGACGCGATCTTGTCGAAAAGCTGTCCGGCGGTTTACGGCGACGTGTCGAACTCGCCACGGGCATGCTCCATCAACCGCGGCTGCTGCTCTTGGACGAACCGTCGACCGGTCTCGATCCCGGCGCCCGTAGCGATCTGTGGCAGTATCTCGAACAGGTTCGCGACAACGATGGCGTCACCGTGGTTGTCACCACGCACCTGTTGGAAGAGGCCGAGCGGACCGACCGAATTGCGATCATGCATAAGGGTCAACTGGCCGCACTTGGCACTCCACACGAATTGCAGGCGGCGGTCGGCGGCGACGCGATTACAATTCGCACTAAAGACGCAGCGACATTGGCAGCACATATTCAGCAGCGGTTCAACGTCCCGGCGATGGTGGTCGATGGCTCGGTGCGGCTGGAGCAACCCAACGGCCATCAGTGGATCCCGCGGCTTGTGGAAGCATTTCCCGACCGCACCGAAGCCATCACGCTCGGCAAGCCGACGCTCGAAGATGTTTTCATCCACTTCACGGGCCACCGCTTCTGGGATGAAGACGTCGGGGAAGAAGAACAACCGAAGAAGAAACATTGAATTTCAAACCGCTAATGTACGCTAATAGTCGCTAATCAGTGATATGCGATCTCGTTCAATCGATGGCGATGAAATCGAGAGTTTTGTGGCAGCAAGTGTCCAATAGCTTTGTTGTTATCTAGATTAGTGATCATTAGCGGTTTAAGAAAATTGTTATGGCAACGAACTTTCAGTCAACT is a window encoding:
- a CDS encoding ATP-binding cassette domain-containing protein, which produces MSGSSAVVVSHLAHRYGEHEAIRDLSLSIAEREIFAILGPNGSGKTTLFRVLSTLIPIQQGNVQILGYDLRREAAPIRSQLGVVFQAPSIDKKLTVLENLIHQGRLYGLGGRALHARADEMLTRLGLADRRRDLVEKLSGGLRRRVELATGMLHQPRLLLLDEPSTGLDPGARSDLWQYLEQVRDNDGVTVVVTTHLLEEAERTDRIAIMHKGQLAALGTPHELQAAVGGDAITIRTKDAATLAAHIQQRFNVPAMVVDGSVRLEQPNGHQWIPRLVEAFPDRTEAITLGKPTLEDVFIHFTGHRFWDEDVGEEEQPKKKH